One segment of Pseudodesulfovibrio sp. 5S69 DNA contains the following:
- a CDS encoding YkgJ family cysteine cluster protein yields MARTRTEDADVCRRCSFQGPTCCRITTGQEEYCFPLSQTEKERIQDLVPYTGGFVLSPNSKAFIDYACRLFPGEEALVRRIFPEGKEHFRLAVDSMGACRFLGPLGCEIPQEARPYYCRLFPFWMAGRTVTHFDTPTCLARREGGTLARILDILDTNKATVKDLYGRLRLVWGLPPTKGANPVKKTF; encoded by the coding sequence ATGGCCCGGACCCGTACCGAAGACGCCGACGTCTGCAGGCGCTGTTCCTTCCAAGGGCCGACCTGCTGCCGCATCACCACGGGCCAGGAGGAGTACTGCTTTCCCCTGTCCCAGACCGAGAAGGAGCGCATCCAGGATCTGGTGCCGTACACCGGCGGCTTCGTGCTGTCGCCCAACTCCAAGGCGTTCATCGACTACGCCTGCCGCCTCTTCCCCGGCGAAGAGGCGTTGGTCCGGCGGATATTCCCGGAGGGCAAGGAGCACTTCCGGCTGGCCGTGGACTCCATGGGCGCGTGCCGCTTCCTCGGCCCGCTGGGCTGCGAGATCCCGCAGGAGGCGCGCCCCTATTACTGCCGTCTCTTTCCCTTTTGGATGGCGGGCCGCACGGTCACGCATTTCGATACTCCCACCTGCCTCGCCCGGCGGGAAGGGGGCACCCTGGCCCGTATTCTCGACATCCTTGACACCAACAAGGCGACCGTGAAGGATCTGTACGGCCGGTTGCGCCTGGTCTGGGGACTGCCCCCGACCAAGGGCGCGAATCCGGTCAAGAAAACCTTCTGA
- a CDS encoding KpsF/GutQ family sugar-phosphate isomerase, whose translation MACTSERKDWLALAREVLDIEVQGLEAVRDQLNGPFIEALTAMAECTGRVVITGLGKSGLVGRKIAATLSSTGTPSFFLHPVEGAHGDLGMIRDEDVVLALSNSGATDEVNAILPTLKSLGATVIAMTSNPASPMAELSDIHIQVHVPREACPMGLAPTSSTTAQLAVGDALAVCLMEWKSFGQDDFKRFHPGGSLGQRLATCVDQLMHSDGLPVVREEAALKDALATLNGGGLGLVAVVDQATVLKGVLTDGDVRRLVCAGGLDMDRPVREVMTVSPRRATAGESSARVLDLMERSQITVLPVVRDDGRLAGMVHLHDLLGKGELTFSGGNGGGAG comes from the coding sequence ATGGCATGCACATCCGAGCGCAAGGACTGGCTGGCCCTGGCCCGCGAGGTCCTGGACATCGAGGTCCAGGGGCTTGAGGCCGTGCGCGACCAGTTGAACGGGCCGTTCATCGAGGCCCTGACCGCCATGGCCGAGTGCACGGGCCGCGTGGTCATCACCGGCCTGGGCAAGTCCGGGCTGGTGGGCCGTAAGATCGCGGCCACCCTGTCCTCCACGGGAACGCCGTCCTTCTTCCTCCATCCGGTGGAGGGGGCCCACGGCGACCTGGGCATGATCCGGGACGAGGACGTGGTCCTGGCCCTGTCCAACTCCGGGGCCACCGACGAGGTCAACGCCATCCTGCCCACGCTCAAGTCCCTGGGGGCCACGGTCATCGCCATGACCTCGAACCCTGCCTCGCCCATGGCCGAACTCTCGGACATCCACATCCAGGTCCATGTGCCGCGCGAGGCGTGTCCCATGGGGCTGGCTCCGACGTCCTCGACCACCGCGCAACTGGCCGTGGGCGACGCCCTGGCCGTCTGCCTCATGGAGTGGAAGTCCTTTGGCCAGGACGATTTCAAGCGGTTCCACCCCGGCGGTTCGCTGGGGCAGCGGCTGGCCACCTGCGTGGACCAGCTCATGCACAGCGACGGCCTGCCCGTGGTCCGGGAGGAGGCCGCCCTGAAGGACGCCCTGGCCACCCTCAACGGCGGCGGGCTCGGCCTGGTGGCCGTGGTCGACCAGGCCACGGTGCTCAAGGGCGTGTTGACCGACGGCGACGTGCGCCGCCTGGTCTGCGCCGGGGGGCTCGACATGGACCGCCCGGTGCGCGAGGTCATGACCGTGTCGCCGAGAAGGGCCACGGCCGGGGAGTCCTCGGCCCGGGTGCTCGACCTCATGGAGCGCAGCCAGATCACCGTCCTGCCCGTGGTCCGCGACGACGGACGGCTGGCGGGCATGGTCCACCTCCACGACCTGCTCGGCAAGGGCGAGTTGACTTTTTCCGGCGGCAACGGCGGGGGAGCCGGTTGA
- the purF gene encoding amidophosphoribosyltransferase has protein sequence MKKEYCGLFGIYGNKEAARMTYFGLYALQHRGQESAGIVTWDGEKIREQKGMGLVADVFNERHLGKELKGSIAMGHIRYSTTGASLIRNAQPFLVRHGDLRLAVAHNGNLVNTYELRRELEQNGSIFQTTMDTEVFAHLIIKYLHESESIEEAVGKACNKVRGAYSMLILANDKMIAVKDPNGFRPLVLGSVAGNYVFASETCAFDLVEAEYLRPLEPGEMVVIHKNKLTSHRFAEPIRCSKCIFELIYFARPDSHIFGDVVYERRKAMGAMLAKEAPVDADLVMPFPDSGNYAAVGYSQESGLPLELAMIRNHYVGRTFIQPSQDMRDFSTRVKLNPVKSMITGKRIIIIEDSIVRGTTIRARVKKLRELGAREIHLRVSCPPIRFPCFYGIDFSSKGELIAANHSEEDIARFMGLDSLHYLSIKGLVDSVTQDEWCLACFDGNYPVPLTDHMGKDCLEATPGIIKEFC, from the coding sequence ATGAAAAAAGAGTATTGCGGTCTTTTCGGCATCTACGGTAACAAGGAGGCGGCGCGCATGACCTACTTCGGTCTGTACGCGCTGCAGCACCGCGGGCAGGAGTCCGCGGGCATCGTTACCTGGGATGGCGAGAAAATCCGCGAACAGAAGGGCATGGGCCTGGTGGCCGACGTGTTCAACGAGCGGCACCTGGGCAAGGAACTCAAGGGTTCCATCGCCATGGGCCACATCCGCTATTCGACCACGGGCGCGTCGCTCATCCGCAACGCCCAGCCGTTCCTGGTCCGCCACGGCGACCTGCGCCTGGCCGTGGCCCACAACGGCAACCTGGTCAACACCTACGAGCTGCGCAGGGAGCTGGAGCAGAACGGCTCCATCTTCCAGACCACCATGGACACCGAGGTTTTCGCCCACCTGATCATCAAGTACTTGCACGAGTCCGAGAGCATCGAGGAGGCCGTGGGCAAGGCCTGCAACAAGGTGCGCGGCGCCTATTCCATGCTCATCCTGGCCAACGACAAGATGATTGCGGTCAAGGACCCCAACGGGTTCCGGCCGCTGGTGCTCGGCTCCGTGGCGGGCAACTACGTCTTCGCCTCCGAGACCTGCGCCTTCGACCTGGTCGAGGCCGAGTATCTGCGCCCCCTGGAGCCCGGCGAGATGGTCGTCATCCACAAGAACAAGCTGACCTCCCACCGCTTCGCCGAGCCCATCCGGTGCAGCAAGTGCATCTTCGAGCTCATCTACTTCGCCCGTCCCGACTCGCACATCTTCGGCGACGTGGTCTACGAGCGGCGCAAGGCCATGGGCGCCATGCTGGCCAAGGAGGCCCCGGTGGACGCCGACCTGGTCATGCCGTTCCCGGATTCGGGGAACTACGCGGCCGTGGGCTACTCCCAGGAGTCCGGCCTGCCGCTGGAGCTGGCCATGATCCGCAACCACTATGTGGGCCGGACCTTTATCCAGCCCTCCCAGGACATGCGCGATTTCTCCACCAGGGTGAAGCTCAACCCGGTCAAGTCCATGATCACGGGCAAGCGTATCATCATCATCGAGGATTCCATCGTGCGCGGCACCACCATCCGCGCCCGGGTCAAGAAGCTGCGCGAACTGGGCGCACGGGAGATCCACCTGCGCGTCAGTTGCCCGCCCATCCGGTTCCCCTGTTTCTACGGCATCGACTTCTCCTCCAAGGGCGAGCTCATCGCCGCCAACCACAGCGAAGAGGATATCGCCCGCTTCATGGGGCTCGACTCCCTGCACTATCTGAGCATCAAGGGGCTCGTGGACTCCGTGACGCAGGACGAGTGGTGCCTGGCCTGCTTCGACGGCAACTATCCGGTCCCCTTGACCGACCATATGGGCAAGGACTGTCTGGAGGCCACGCCCGGCATCATCAAGGAATTCTGCTAG